Proteins encoded within one genomic window of Mesotoga sp. Brook.08.105.5.1:
- a CDS encoding TIM-barrel domain-containing protein — MRKRFFRYFDSVIKMEVEREGKTKFETDSVLTAPAEELDSDVANHLFQGLRLHGLEGSSSQDFNEMEIVETTDGFSIKIELHDDQAVLGLGQSIGPLNKRGAVYEMYNTDEPDHSPSKKRLYSTLPVFYIASARRQIGFFLDHPGYSRFDVGFETRDRLKIDIEGDGFSLFMFFESPHETIRDLFRLTGNPLFLPAWALGYHQSRWSYGDEKSVIEIAENLRNKKIPCDAIHLDIDYMDSYKVFTWDENSFPNPSSMIERLSNMGIKIISIVDPGVKAVENYDIYEDGLKGDFFCKKEDGTPFRPAVWPGESRLPDFLNSATRNWWGEHYDRLLKDGVSGFWNDMNEPSIFYTPELLKELQQLATEIDDNGIETEFLFARIASKKKYYDYGKDFVQTDDNGIAHLHRKVRNIYGFNMARAAFEGIRKSRPDSRPFIITRSSYPGIQRYAILWTGDNESSWEQLLSEIRLIQSISLAGVSFVGCDVGGFGGDCSGELLVRWTQLGAFLPFFRNHSAIGTRRQEPWAFDSEVERLIKKAIELRYSLLPYFYTIHKQSADGKMTMIRPLPIVWPKDRETYNADDQFMIGPSIMVAPIYQRNSKGRHVYLPEGEWLDLNTKRAFASGHVWTEAPLDTIPYFLKEDSMVVTTCSSQFVESGSWGDLRIIGFVKNYAEFELYEDDGISNAHETGEYSLKKIVVRSCTDGIRIEVLPKTGSFKCRERSLTFEVHNGERLYAVSVQDSPEGCEVLVK, encoded by the coding sequence TTGAGAAAACGATTCTTTCGCTATTTCGATTCAGTAATCAAAATGGAAGTTGAAAGAGAGGGAAAGACGAAGTTCGAAACTGATTCGGTGTTGACGGCGCCTGCAGAAGAACTGGACAGCGACGTGGCAAATCATCTCTTCCAAGGGTTGAGGCTGCACGGGCTAGAAGGATCCTCATCGCAGGACTTCAACGAGATGGAGATTGTAGAAACGACAGATGGATTCAGTATTAAAATCGAACTACATGACGACCAGGCAGTTCTTGGACTCGGACAATCGATCGGCCCTCTCAACAAAAGGGGCGCAGTTTATGAGATGTACAATACCGATGAACCTGATCATTCTCCCTCAAAGAAAAGGCTTTACTCAACGCTTCCAGTATTCTATATAGCTTCAGCCAGGAGACAGATCGGCTTCTTTCTAGATCACCCGGGATACTCCAGATTCGACGTAGGCTTCGAAACGCGAGACAGGCTGAAAATCGATATAGAAGGTGATGGTTTTAGTCTTTTCATGTTCTTTGAGAGCCCACATGAGACTATAAGAGACTTATTCAGACTAACCGGGAACCCTTTGTTCTTACCCGCCTGGGCTTTGGGTTATCATCAGTCAAGATGGTCGTATGGAGATGAGAAATCCGTTATTGAAATCGCGGAAAATCTCAGGAACAAAAAGATACCATGCGACGCAATACATCTGGATATTGACTACATGGACAGTTATAAGGTATTCACTTGGGATGAGAATAGCTTCCCCAATCCGTCGTCAATGATAGAACGACTATCTAATATGGGCATTAAGATCATTTCAATAGTAGATCCGGGTGTTAAGGCAGTTGAAAACTACGACATCTATGAGGATGGCCTCAAGGGTGACTTCTTCTGCAAGAAGGAAGATGGTACTCCCTTTAGACCTGCAGTCTGGCCTGGAGAATCCAGACTCCCGGACTTCCTGAACTCTGCTACGAGAAATTGGTGGGGAGAACATTATGACAGGCTCTTGAAGGACGGAGTCTCTGGCTTCTGGAACGACATGAATGAGCCCTCGATTTTCTACACACCTGAATTGCTCAAAGAGCTACAACAGCTTGCAACCGAAATAGATGACAATGGAATTGAAACGGAATTCCTTTTTGCGAGGATTGCCTCAAAGAAGAAGTACTACGACTACGGGAAGGATTTTGTTCAGACTGATGATAATGGGATCGCTCACTTGCATAGAAAGGTCCGAAACATCTATGGGTTCAATATGGCTCGAGCAGCATTCGAGGGAATAAGGAAAAGCAGGCCCGATTCAAGACCCTTCATTATCACTAGATCGTCATATCCCGGCATTCAAAGATACGCGATCCTTTGGACGGGCGATAACGAGAGTAGTTGGGAACAGCTGCTAAGCGAAATCAGGCTAATCCAATCCATTTCGCTTGCAGGAGTAAGCTTTGTTGGTTGCGATGTGGGCGGCTTTGGCGGCGATTGTAGCGGAGAGCTGCTTGTACGATGGACTCAACTGGGGGCCTTTCTTCCCTTCTTCAGGAATCACAGTGCCATTGGAACGAGGAGACAGGAACCTTGGGCCTTCGACAGCGAGGTGGAGAGGCTTATTAAGAAGGCAATAGAGCTTCGTTACTCATTGCTTCCCTATTTCTACACAATTCATAAGCAGTCAGCCGACGGAAAAATGACAATGATTAGACCCCTCCCGATTGTCTGGCCCAAAGACAGGGAAACTTATAACGCCGACGATCAGTTCATGATAGGTCCGTCTATCATGGTTGCTCCCATTTACCAGAGGAATTCAAAGGGTAGGCACGTTTATCTTCCAGAAGGAGAATGGCTAGATCTTAACACGAAGAGAGCATTCGCTTCAGGCCATGTCTGGACAGAGGCTCCTTTAGATACCATTCCCTATTTCTTGAAGGAGGACTCCATGGTCGTTACCACCTGCAGCTCTCAATTTGTTGAGAGCGGATCCTGGGGAGATCTTCGAATCATAGGTTTTGTTAAGAATTATGCGGAGTTTGAACTGTATGAAGACGACGGAATTAGCAACGCTCACGAAACCGGCGAATATTCTTTGAAGAAAATAGTTGTGCGCAGTTGTACAGATGGAATTAGAATTGAAGTTCTACCCAAAACAGGTAGCTTCAAATGCAGAGAGAGATCATTGACATTCGAAGTTCACAACGGAGAAAGGCTGTACGCTGTGAGCGTGCAGGATTCTCCTGAGGGTTGTGAAGTTTTAGTAAAGTAG
- a CDS encoding SCP2 sterol-binding domain-containing protein: MTVRKAIEKIKGLEAEMLSEITGKFSFFIEGGDPQRFTVEICDGRLEVFEEERPSDCSIRTDFATFEGLIEGVVNPLTAFMTGSLRVSGDLAFAMKLNKLLGGG, from the coding sequence ATGACAGTCAGGAAAGCTATTGAGAAGATCAAGGGATTGGAAGCTGAGATGCTTTCGGAGATTACTGGAAAATTCTCGTTCTTTATCGAAGGAGGTGATCCACAGAGATTCACTGTCGAGATCTGCGATGGCAGGCTAGAGGTTTTTGAAGAAGAACGACCTTCGGATTGCTCAATACGCACAGATTTCGCGACCTTTGAAGGACTGATTGAAGGAGTTGTGAATCCTCTGACAGCTTTCATGACTGGAAGTTTAAGGGTATCGGGCGATCTGGCCTTTGCGATGAAGCTTAACAAACTGCTTGGAGGTGGATGA
- a CDS encoding lactate utilization protein: MRNSLRRWKNEKLAQKLIEVFESKSVRVIYLPDIEMVVEEVHKLIPDGATVSSGGSVTLQESGVMDLLRSGKYEFLDRDSVSEDREKREIMIKAFESDYYLCSANAITENGEILLLDGSGNRAAAVTFGPEKVIFVAGINKVVNDLDAGIKRIKSIAPMNAKRLNLHTPCVTTGFCSDCSSEERICETYSIIIDSRRRPWRYTIVLVGEELGL; this comes from the coding sequence ATGAGGAACAGTCTTAGACGATGGAAGAATGAAAAACTGGCGCAGAAACTCATAGAAGTCTTTGAAAGCAAATCCGTGAGGGTGATTTACCTCCCAGATATAGAAATGGTGGTCGAAGAAGTTCATAAGCTGATTCCCGATGGAGCTACCGTTAGTTCAGGCGGATCGGTGACACTTCAGGAGTCTGGAGTAATGGATTTGTTGAGGTCGGGGAAATATGAATTTCTTGACAGAGACTCGGTTTCCGAAGATAGAGAGAAAAGGGAGATCATGATCAAGGCATTTGAGTCCGACTATTATCTATGTAGCGCGAATGCCATAACAGAGAATGGAGAGATTCTACTGCTGGATGGGAGCGGCAACAGGGCCGCTGCAGTAACGTTCGGCCCCGAGAAGGTGATTTTTGTCGCCGGAATTAATAAAGTCGTGAACGATCTGGATGCAGGCATCAAGAGGATCAAGTCGATAGCACCGATGAATGCAAAGAGGCTGAACTTGCATACTCCCTGCGTGACAACCGGATTTTGCTCCGACTGCAGCAGCGAAGAAAGAATATGTGAAACGTACTCGATAATAATCGATTCGAGAAGAAGACCATGGCGCTACACGATCGTTCTTGTAGGTGAAGAGCTTGGCCTGTAA
- a CDS encoding acylphosphatase: protein MACKKTLRIRVFGRVQGVGFRYFALHTATSLGVTGFVRNEPDGSVEIVCSGCDEEIDAFVERIDRGPSYASITKTEIEELPFKPFNNFEIRY from the coding sequence TTGGCCTGTAAGAAAACTCTCAGGATAAGAGTCTTTGGGCGTGTGCAGGGCGTTGGTTTCAGGTACTTTGCCCTTCACACCGCCACGTCTCTTGGGGTGACGGGTTTTGTGAGGAACGAGCCCGATGGAAGTGTGGAGATCGTTTGTTCCGGATGTGATGAGGAAATCGATGCTTTCGTTGAAAGAATAGATAGGGGTCCATCCTATGCCAGCATTACAAAGACAGAAATTGAAGAGCTCCCATTCAAGCCGTTCAATAACTTCGAAATTAGGTACTGA
- a CDS encoding HD domain-containing protein yields the protein MNLTELMDCIPHLREILHIVREAFEDYDDPAHDISHTFRVTENASEIASRERCDLQKAVIAALLHDIKRPQEALTGIDHAESGAEYALGLLPTMEFNFSFISEVSQAIRSHRYSGGLTPTSVTGKILQDADRLDAIGAVAIARVFAYSGKVGTPLHSLQFGPCNSYSGNSRSSINHFHEKILKIRPETFWTGTARKMAEDRYSFVVEFVKRFLAEWGQI from the coding sequence ATGAATCTTACAGAGCTGATGGACTGCATTCCACACTTGCGAGAAATCCTCCACATCGTTAGGGAAGCCTTTGAAGACTACGATGACCCTGCTCATGATATTTCCCACACTTTCAGGGTAACGGAGAATGCGAGCGAAATTGCTTCTCGGGAGAGGTGTGACCTTCAAAAGGCAGTCATCGCCGCACTCCTTCATGACATTAAGCGGCCTCAAGAAGCTCTAACCGGCATCGATCATGCAGAATCCGGCGCGGAATATGCTTTAGGACTTCTACCGACCATGGAATTCAACTTTTCGTTTATCTCGGAAGTCTCGCAGGCGATTAGATCGCACAGATACTCCGGCGGTTTAACACCTACCAGTGTGACGGGAAAGATCCTCCAGGATGCGGACAGACTAGACGCTATAGGTGCAGTGGCCATAGCAAGGGTCTTTGCCTATTCCGGAAAGGTCGGAACTCCTCTTCACTCTCTCCAATTCGGTCCGTGCAACTCTTATAGCGGCAATTCGCGTAGTTCTATCAATCATTTTCACGAGAAGATACTTAAGATAAGACCGGAAACTTTCTGGACGGGAACTGCAAGAAAAATGGCTGAGGACCGCTACAGTTTCGTTGTGGAGTTTGTGAAGAGGTTCCTAGCAGAATGGGGACAAATCTAA
- the surE gene encoding 5'/3'-nucleotidase SurE produces the protein MNILVTNDDGIMSPGIILLAETLSEEHEVLVVAPDVERSATGHAITIRTPLWAKEVKVGNKNIGYAINGTPADCVKLGLLAISDRKIDLVISGVNKGQNMGIDVLYSGTVSGALEGAVTDTPSIAVSSSDWSNPEYETAARFMVNFLKIYDVSKMPDFTALNINVPSVKYEELKGWKVTRQSRRRYKDYFEKRKDPYGNNYYWIFGEVVEDECSTDCDFNAVKSNFVSITPLHAIMTDKEYFEELKEISEGWSE, from the coding sequence TTGAATATCCTCGTTACAAACGATGATGGAATCATGTCGCCCGGGATTATTTTGCTTGCCGAAACGCTTTCTGAAGAGCATGAAGTCCTTGTAGTTGCACCCGATGTCGAAAGAAGCGCGACTGGACACGCAATAACAATCAGAACTCCGCTGTGGGCCAAGGAAGTCAAAGTCGGTAATAAGAACATCGGCTATGCAATTAATGGTACTCCGGCTGATTGCGTTAAGCTCGGATTACTTGCGATTTCGGATAGGAAGATAGATCTTGTGATAAGCGGGGTGAACAAAGGGCAGAATATGGGAATAGATGTTCTTTATTCTGGAACAGTCTCAGGTGCTCTAGAGGGCGCAGTGACTGATACCCCATCGATTGCGGTCTCAAGCAGTGACTGGAGTAATCCCGAGTATGAAACCGCAGCCAGATTCATGGTCAATTTTCTCAAAATCTACGATGTCAGTAAGATGCCGGACTTCACGGCTCTAAATATAAATGTTCCTTCAGTCAAGTACGAGGAACTGAAGGGTTGGAAAGTGACCAGACAGAGCAGAAGAAGATACAAGGATTATTTCGAAAAGAGAAAGGATCCTTATGGGAACAACTACTACTGGATATTCGGAGAGGTAGTCGAAGATGAATGTTCTACTGATTGTGATTTCAACGCAGTTAAATCCAACTTCGTATCGATAACCCCTCTCCATGCCATTATGACCGATAAAGAGTATTTTGAGGAACTGAAGGAGATTTCGGAAGGGTGGTCGGAATGA
- the def gene encoding peptide deformylase: MKVIYIGNPILRNVSESVEVFDDDLKAFVKELSKTMYVEDGVGLAAPQVAVSRRIFVYDPGDGLRVVINPEIISKSDETVRMEEGCLSIPGIYADIIRPSAVRIHYQDEYGRHHEEDLTDYPARIVQHESDHLEGVLFVDYLSSSKRAVLKPKLNQIIKESIR; this comes from the coding sequence ATGAAAGTGATTTATATAGGAAACCCCATACTTCGAAATGTTTCCGAGAGTGTCGAAGTTTTCGACGATGATCTCAAAGCGTTCGTGAAAGAGTTGAGCAAGACGATGTACGTTGAGGACGGCGTGGGCCTCGCAGCACCGCAAGTGGCTGTGTCCCGGAGGATTTTTGTTTACGACCCCGGAGACGGGTTGAGGGTAGTAATTAATCCAGAGATTATTTCCAAGAGTGATGAGACAGTAAGGATGGAAGAGGGTTGCCTCAGCATACCCGGAATTTACGCCGATATCATCAGGCCGTCTGCAGTTCGAATACATTATCAGGATGAATATGGCCGGCACCACGAAGAGGATTTGACGGACTATCCTGCGAGAATAGTGCAGCACGAGAGCGATCATCTTGAAGGAGTGCTATTCGTCGATTATCTTTCCTCATCAAAAAGAGCGGTGCTGAAACCAAAATTGAATCAGATAATTAAGGAAAGCATAAGATAA
- the fmt gene encoding methionyl-tRNA formyltransferase, with translation MKIVFMGTPEFAAAHLKAIVESGNNVAGVFSQPDRPKGRGRRVEPTPVKTVATSYGIPVFQPEKINSDEGFEKLLELSPDIIVVVAFGKLLKSGVINLPTIGCFNVHASLLPKYRGAAPIQRAIESGETKTGITIFKIDEGMDTGEIALKREIEIESSDTLGTLYTKLEKLGTETLLDFLRIVNEGKLKLSPQQGEFSNAPKIQSSDLVITDFSDPVRVVNKIRAYDPRPGARAELEGKPIKLYGASVIDFYGKGRRIGEIVEIDDRGMVISCGTGNVIISLVQLPGKKPMRPKDAVSGRLIHEGMILGG, from the coding sequence ATGAAGATCGTATTCATGGGAACTCCCGAATTTGCGGCTGCTCATCTCAAGGCGATTGTAGAATCGGGGAACAACGTGGCAGGAGTCTTTTCACAGCCTGACAGGCCTAAGGGGAGAGGGCGGAGAGTAGAACCCACCCCGGTGAAGACAGTCGCCACTAGCTACGGAATACCAGTTTTTCAGCCTGAAAAGATCAATTCTGATGAAGGGTTCGAAAAACTTTTGGAGCTATCTCCAGATATTATCGTTGTTGTGGCATTTGGAAAACTTCTTAAGTCGGGTGTTATAAACCTTCCAACCATCGGTTGTTTCAACGTTCATGCTTCTCTTCTGCCCAAATATAGAGGTGCAGCCCCGATTCAGCGAGCAATAGAAAGTGGAGAGACAAAGACGGGAATAACGATATTCAAGATTGATGAAGGAATGGATACTGGTGAGATTGCTCTCAAAAGAGAAATCGAAATAGAATCGTCGGACACTTTAGGAACGCTTTACACGAAGCTTGAAAAGCTTGGTACAGAAACATTGCTGGACTTTTTGAGAATCGTAAACGAGGGAAAGCTGAAGCTTTCTCCACAGCAAGGAGAGTTTTCGAACGCACCTAAAATCCAATCTTCGGATCTCGTCATCACAGATTTCTCTGATCCTGTGAGGGTAGTGAATAAGATAAGAGCTTACGACCCCCGTCCGGGAGCAAGAGCAGAGCTTGAAGGTAAACCGATAAAGTTGTATGGGGCTTCAGTAATTGACTTCTATGGGAAAGGCCGTAGAATCGGCGAAATTGTGGAAATTGATGACCGCGGAATGGTTATTAGCTGTGGCACTGGAAATGTTATTATATCGTTAGTGCAGTTACCCGGGAAGAAACCGATGAGACCCAAGGATGCTGTAAGTGGTCGGTTAATTCACGAAGGGATGATTTTGGGGGGATAA
- a CDS encoding ATP-dependent DNA helicase, producing MGEILLGNIFKRNAKTRISLRRISQNSPFVSMNIEDLPSFFSERGEDCLFVDGSLDSEYLQKIAIDEGYLRSFLFQSESKDLGTRILQYRKTLEKMPAGLSSIVEKTVENGGLRNFLLLALRESEFLDPWEDYVLSALKRNERRERGNPRINLQKTVKLVFSEGGLLQDSMKGYEFRQEQFMTALEIAESIERDGNLMIEVGTGTGKSIAYLAPIAYACISTMNQAVVSTRTRILQDQLFKKDVEVLRTFPNLDDLRVSVMKGRERYLCVRKLFEVVTLALNKMLDEEMSKELSGILIWSMITCEGDLDTLPLKEEMRRMISGNRFDCTRRLCPFFEICPYYVQRENAKCSDIVITNHSFLFSEANIRLSDGDAEEREDIGTLLPGFKYLVVDEAHELEASLTQAMSYRFQPYELAGTVRRLIKAVRNSFGFLKRHFDEDFLRRLWTKLKEATASLDKQITELVKVTGSSESENRTTFTGRELEAIISMLAAISDTLQTHVYIGTQTMQMLDDVEERNEKIDGLEAEVSRILTETREWMKQIAGITSSQESRVVYVSRFERRLDSLSIISSPVENDTLMASIFPDVSVKIFISATLWVYSRGSDGFNYARRILGTSSNNEAVRLGTSFDYTQQLKFFVPADLPDYLPNSLIYLESAADITLKALKIVGGGSMVLFTSYEDMKGTLSRISGGLGDMVIHIQDREDSPTTILADHVNSEKSVIFGARAFWEGVDLPGEQLKLLIVYKLPFERPDEPLIEARIKHYGKRSFVEGMNKYYYPKMITAFRQGLGRLIRTRGDHGVVIVLDKRIIDSRRAYSRKLQASLPPGVDIQAESSSKILRELRKLKRERWI from the coding sequence TTGGGAGAGATTCTGCTAGGTAATATTTTCAAACGGAACGCAAAAACAAGAATTAGCTTGAGACGGATTTCTCAGAACTCTCCATTCGTCTCAATGAATATCGAAGATCTTCCTTCGTTCTTTTCGGAGAGAGGTGAAGACTGTCTTTTTGTGGATGGGTCGTTGGACAGTGAGTATCTCCAGAAGATAGCTATCGATGAAGGATATCTGAGAAGCTTTCTTTTTCAGTCGGAGTCTAAGGATCTCGGGACTCGGATTCTTCAGTACAGAAAGACTCTTGAGAAAATGCCAGCAGGGCTCTCATCGATAGTTGAGAAGACCGTAGAGAACGGTGGGCTGAGGAACTTCCTTCTTCTTGCACTTAGGGAAAGCGAGTTTCTAGATCCGTGGGAGGATTATGTGCTTTCCGCTCTCAAGAGGAATGAAAGAAGAGAAAGGGGCAATCCCAGGATCAATCTTCAGAAGACCGTAAAACTGGTTTTCAGTGAGGGTGGGCTCCTACAGGATTCAATGAAGGGATACGAATTCAGACAAGAGCAGTTCATGACGGCTCTTGAAATCGCAGAGTCAATTGAAAGAGACGGCAATCTTATGATCGAGGTCGGTACTGGAACCGGAAAGAGTATAGCATACCTGGCACCGATTGCATACGCCTGTATCTCGACTATGAATCAGGCAGTTGTCTCTACAAGAACAAGAATCCTTCAAGATCAGCTCTTTAAGAAAGATGTGGAGGTGCTGAGGACCTTTCCTAACCTTGATGATCTGCGTGTTTCGGTAATGAAGGGGAGAGAAAGATATCTTTGTGTCAGAAAGCTTTTTGAGGTCGTGACCCTCGCTCTCAACAAGATGTTGGATGAAGAGATGTCAAAGGAACTTTCAGGAATACTCATCTGGTCTATGATAACTTGCGAGGGAGATCTCGACACGCTTCCGTTGAAAGAAGAGATGAGAAGAATGATTTCTGGAAACAGATTCGACTGCACGAGACGACTCTGCCCTTTCTTCGAGATCTGTCCTTATTACGTCCAGAGAGAAAACGCGAAATGCTCCGACATAGTTATCACGAATCACTCCTTCCTCTTTAGCGAAGCAAACATAAGACTTTCCGACGGAGACGCCGAAGAGCGAGAAGATATCGGAACTCTTCTCCCGGGATTCAAATATCTCGTTGTGGATGAGGCACATGAGCTCGAGGCTTCATTGACACAGGCCATGAGCTACCGCTTTCAGCCGTACGAGCTGGCCGGTACTGTGAGAAGACTCATAAAGGCAGTTAGGAATTCCTTTGGATTTCTGAAGAGGCACTTTGACGAGGATTTTTTGAGAAGACTGTGGACAAAGCTCAAAGAGGCAACCGCTAGTCTGGACAAACAGATCACAGAGCTTGTCAAGGTTACAGGCAGTTCTGAATCCGAAAACCGAACTACATTCACAGGAAGAGAACTCGAAGCGATAATATCTATGCTCGCAGCAATTTCCGATACTCTTCAGACACACGTATATATTGGTACCCAGACGATGCAGATGCTGGATGATGTAGAGGAAAGAAATGAAAAGATAGATGGTTTAGAAGCTGAAGTAAGCAGGATTCTCACTGAAACAAGGGAATGGATGAAACAGATAGCGGGAATCACTTCTTCTCAGGAGTCGAGGGTTGTTTATGTAAGCCGATTTGAAAGGCGCCTCGATAGCCTCAGCATAATTTCCTCACCTGTGGAAAACGATACCTTGATGGCATCGATCTTCCCCGATGTAAGCGTCAAGATTTTCATCTCTGCGACTCTGTGGGTTTACAGCAGGGGTAGCGATGGCTTCAATTACGCCAGGAGAATACTTGGAACAAGCAGTAACAATGAAGCGGTTAGGCTCGGAACTTCATTTGATTATACGCAGCAGCTGAAGTTCTTCGTCCCGGCCGATCTGCCCGACTATCTTCCGAATTCGCTAATCTATCTCGAAAGTGCGGCGGATATAACGCTCAAAGCCTTGAAGATAGTAGGTGGTGGTTCAATGGTGCTTTTCACTTCTTACGAAGACATGAAAGGGACTCTTTCCAGAATCTCCGGCGGACTTGGAGATATGGTGATTCACATTCAAGATAGGGAGGACAGTCCGACAACCATTCTTGCAGACCACGTAAATTCAGAGAAGTCCGTGATATTCGGAGCCAGAGCATTCTGGGAGGGTGTAGATCTTCCTGGTGAACAGCTCAAACTCCTGATTGTATACAAGCTCCCCTTTGAAAGACCGGATGAACCGCTAATTGAGGCTAGAATAAAACATTACGGGAAGAGGAGTTTCGTAGAAGGTATGAACAAGTATTATTATCCAAAGATGATAACGGCCTTCCGACAGGGACTCGGCAGACTTATAAGAACCAGGGGTGACCATGGGGTTGTGATTGTGCTGGACAAAAGGATAATCGATTCTAGAAGAGCTTACTCTAGGAAATTGCAGGCTTCTCTTCCTCCCGGAGTAGACATTCAGGCTGAAAGCAGCAGCAAGATCTTAAGAGAACTAAGAAAGCTTAAGAGGGAGAGATGGATCTAA
- a CDS encoding ComF family protein, producing the protein MAPLELPYIDSAFSYWKYESPMRELIHAYKFEDRPGIAHLFSNMTFEMMNTFLPATNVVVPVPTSLQAFVKRGYDTNLGILRFLSRKVEIRIENILSISGKTVPQSTLKMKDRIDNVKDKFRLKKKPSCDSVILFDDVVTSGATASQCARVLREGGVKDIVFFAVASAKK; encoded by the coding sequence ATGGCCCCACTTGAACTTCCATACATTGATTCAGCCTTCTCTTACTGGAAGTACGAAAGCCCGATGAGGGAGCTGATTCACGCTTACAAGTTCGAAGACAGACCGGGTATAGCCCATCTCTTTTCAAATATGACCTTCGAGATGATGAATACGTTTCTCCCGGCAACGAACGTTGTTGTTCCGGTACCAACATCGCTTCAAGCTTTCGTAAAGAGAGGTTATGACACAAACTTGGGAATACTGCGATTTCTCTCCCGAAAGGTGGAAATAAGGATTGAGAACATACTCTCAATATCGGGAAAGACTGTACCTCAATCTACTCTCAAAATGAAGGATAGAATTGATAATGTGAAGGACAAGTTCCGTCTCAAGAAGAAGCCGTCATGCGATTCGGTGATTCTTTTCGATGACGTTGTTACTTCTGGCGCAACTGCCAGCCAATGTGCTAGAGTTCTTAGAGAAGGGGGAGTAAAAGATATTGTTTTCTTTGCAGTTGCCAGTGCAAAAAAATAG
- a CDS encoding glycosyltransferase family 4 protein encodes MNIAMFSDTYSPQVNGVVTMIRMLEENLQKRGHNVYIFTVDHPEAGIQENVYRVPSLRFPWEKQHRIGLPTNFKELIQIVKSLDIDIVHSHTSLIVGYLSGMVISNLHIPAVTTYHTMMEEYVHYIPFMEPILRVYIRGQDRRFCDKNRAVIAPSIKIKKLLLSYGVSSHIEVIPNGVDLAPFMKEVDIDEIRSFRNKYKIGENEKVLIFVGRLGEEKSIDKLIENFTRINTALPDSHLLLVGDGPLKGKLKELAGNLGVGKRVHFTGFLKWPDEITLAYKSSDAFMIASHTETFGLVTLEAMASGLPVVAFKDDSIANMVLDGENGFMCPSKEELSTAAIELLTDRDLMERMSKRSVEISKDFSAEANVERTLNLYQRVIRNEI; translated from the coding sequence ATGAACATAGCGATGTTCAGTGATACTTATTCTCCTCAGGTTAACGGAGTGGTAACCATGATCAGAATGCTTGAGGAAAATCTTCAGAAAAGAGGACACAATGTCTACATTTTCACAGTGGATCACCCCGAGGCCGGCATTCAGGAGAACGTTTACCGTGTCCCTTCACTGAGATTTCCATGGGAGAAGCAACATAGAATTGGCCTTCCAACTAACTTCAAAGAACTCATTCAGATTGTGAAGAGCCTCGACATAGACATCGTCCACTCTCATACGTCTCTCATAGTAGGATATCTGTCTGGTATGGTGATTTCCAATCTTCACATTCCTGCTGTCACGACCTATCACACGATGATGGAAGAGTATGTCCACTATATCCCTTTTATGGAGCCTATTCTGAGAGTATATATAAGAGGTCAGGATAGAAGGTTTTGCGACAAGAACAGAGCCGTCATCGCACCTTCGATCAAGATAAAGAAGCTGCTGCTCTCTTACGGCGTTTCGTCTCATATAGAGGTAATTCCAAATGGCGTTGACCTGGCTCCTTTCATGAAAGAAGTCGATATTGATGAAATCAGATCGTTTAGGAACAAGTACAAGATCGGCGAGAACGAGAAGGTTCTGATCTTCGTCGGCAGACTGGGAGAAGAAAAGAGTATAGACAAACTCATCGAGAACTTCACCAGGATCAACACAGCTCTGCCGGATTCCCATCTACTGCTAGTTGGAGACGGACCTCTAAAGGGCAAACTGAAGGAACTTGCAGGAAACTTGGGTGTTGGCAAGAGGGTTCACTTCACAGGTTTCTTGAAGTGGCCGGATGAGATTACGTTAGCCTACAAGAGCAGTGATGCGTTCATGATTGCCTCTCACACGGAGACCTTTGGCTTGGTTACGCTTGAAGCAATGGCATCCGGCCTGCCGGTAGTGGCCTTCAAGGATGACAGCATTGCAAATATGGTTCTAGATGGAGAGAACGGGTTTATGTGCCCCTCAAAAGAAGAGTTGTCTACTGCGGCGATTGAGCTGCTTACAGATAGAGACCTCATGGAGAGAATGTCGAAGCGCTCTGTTGAGATTTCTAAAGACTTCTCAGCGGAAGCGAATGTCGAGAGAACGCTGAATCTTTACCAGAGAGTGATTAGAAACGAGATTTAG